Proteins encoded together in one Mus caroli chromosome 4, CAROLI_EIJ_v1.1, whole genome shotgun sequence window:
- the Gpr63 gene encoding probable G-protein coupled receptor 63: MVVSGVLTAPAVLTAPHTGTSNTTFVVFENSHVNITAPLPFQHPSTGPLLRYSLETMTSPGFSSLAVNSTAVTPAPAVSKSLNLAVQIILSAIMIFILFVSFLGNLVVCLMVYQKAAMRSAINILLASLAFADMLLAVLNMPFALVTILTTRWIFGKFFCRLSAMFFWLFVIEGVAILLIISIDRFLIIVQRQDKLNPYRAKVLIAVSWATAFSVAFPLAVGNPDLQIPSRAPQCVFGYTTNSGYQAYVILISLISFFIPFLVILYSFMGILNTLRHNALRIHSYPEGICLSQASKLGLMSLQRPFQMSIDMGFKTRAFTTILILFAVFIVCWAPFTTYSLVATFSKHFYYQHNFFEISTWLLWLCYLKSALNPLIYYWRIKKFHDACLDMMPKSFKFLPRLPGHTRRRIRPSAVYVCGEHRTVL, encoded by the coding sequence ATGGTTGTCTCAGGAGTGTTGACTGCTCCGGCAGTGTTGACTGCACCCCATACTGGGACATCCAACACGACGTTTGTAGTCTTTGAAAACTCCCATGTGAATATTACGGCTCCGCTACCATTTCAGCATCCTAGCACTGGTCCGCTGCTTAGATACAGCCTTGAAACCATGACTAGCCCTGGATTTAGCTCCTTGGCAGTGAACAGCACAGCTGTGACCCCAGCACCAGCAGTTTCTAAGAGCCTAAACTTAGCGGTTCAGATTATCCTTTCAGCTATAATGATATTTATTCTCTTTGTATCTTTCCTTGGGAACTTGGTTGTTTGCCTCATGGTGTACCAAAAAGCTGCCATGCGTTCTGCAATTAACATCCTCCTTGCCAGCCTGGCGTTTGCAGACATGCTGCTTGCAGTACTGAACATGCCCTTTGCTCTGGTTACCATTCTTACTACCAGATGGATATTTGGGAAATTCTTCTGCCGGTTGTCTGCTATGTTCTTCTGGCTGTTTGTGATAGAGGGAGTAGCCATCCTGCTCATTATTAGTATCGATAGGTTTCTGATTATAGTTCAGAGGCAAGATAAGCTAAATCCCTACAGGGCTAAGGTCCTCATTGCAGTCTCCTGGGCAACTGCTTTTTCTGTAGCTTTTCCTTTGGCCGTTGGAAACCCTGATCTGCAGATACCTTCCAGAGCCCCACAGTGCGTGTTTGGGTACACAACCAATTCTGGATACCAGGCTTATGTGATTTTGATTTCACTCATTTCCTTCTTTATACCTTTCCTGGTgatattatattcatttatgGGCATCCTCAATACCCTTCGGCACAATGCCTTGAGGATTCATAGCTACCCTGAAGGGATATGCCTCAGCCAGGCCAGCAAACTCGGTCTCATGAGTCTACAGAGACCCTTCCAAATGAGCATAGACATGGGCTTTAAAACACGTGCCTTTACCACCATTCTGATCCTCTTTGCCGTTTTCATTGTCTGCTGGGCCCCATTCACCACCTACAGCCTTGTGGCTACCTTCAGTAAGCACTTCTACTATCAGCACAACTTCTTTGAGATTAGCACCTGGCTACTCTGGCTCTGCTACCTCAAGTCTGCATTGAACCCACTGATATACTACTGGAGGATTAAGAAGTTCCACGATGCCTGCTTGGATATGATGCCCAAGTCTTTCAAGTTCTTGCCACGGCTCCCTGGTCACACAAGGCGACGGATTCGCCCTAGTGCCGTCTACGTGTGTGGGGAACATCGGACGGTGTTGTGA